The following proteins are encoded in a genomic region of Stutzerimonas stutzeri:
- the fliT gene encoding flagellar protein FliT, producing MSAAVKRLEETGIALRDALAHQDWTAISVLDLQCRQAVEAAVAESDENESAVRQGLQELVGLYRELVSTCQTEQQRIADELRQLNQSRQGANVYQLFG from the coding sequence ATGAGTGCAGCAGTCAAACGTCTTGAGGAAACCGGCATCGCGTTGCGTGACGCCTTGGCCCATCAAGACTGGACCGCCATCAGCGTTCTGGATCTGCAATGCCGGCAGGCGGTCGAAGCCGCGGTGGCCGAGTCCGATGAGAACGAGTCCGCTGTTCGTCAGGGCCTGCAGGAGCTGGTGGGCCTTTATCGTGAACTGGTTTCCACCTGCCAGACCGAGCAGCAGCGTATTGCCGATGAGCTGCGCCAGCTCAACCAGTCCCGGCAGGGCGCCAACGTCTACCAGCTGTTCGGCTGA
- a CDS encoding cytochrome c-type biogenesis protein yields MKLLIRGMLLALCLVGGAQAAIDAYEFNTDAERERYRTLVEELRCPKCQNQNIADSNAPIATDLRREIYRMVEEGQSNEQIVDYLVARYGDFVRYKPPVNAKTLVLWYGPYALLVLGLGVLVFILMRRRRAASDPSSKTLSEAERERLATLLDKKQP; encoded by the coding sequence ATGAAGCTGCTGATTCGCGGGATGCTGCTGGCGCTGTGCCTGGTAGGCGGGGCGCAGGCGGCGATCGATGCCTATGAATTCAATACCGACGCCGAGCGTGAACGCTACCGTACCCTGGTGGAAGAGCTGCGCTGCCCGAAGTGTCAGAACCAGAATATCGCCGACTCCAACGCGCCCATCGCGACGGACCTGCGTCGGGAGATCTATCGCATGGTCGAGGAAGGCCAGAGCAACGAGCAGATCGTCGACTACCTGGTGGCACGCTACGGCGATTTCGTGCGCTACAAGCCGCCGGTCAATGCCAAGACCCTCGTCCTCTGGTATGGCCCCTATGCGCTGCTCGTGCTCGGCTTGGGCGTGCTGGTATTCATTCTGATGCGGCGCCGGCGAGCGGCCAGCGATCCATCGTCGAAGACTCTTTCAGAGGCCGAACGCGAGCGCCTCGCCACGTTGCTGGATAAAAAACAACCATGA
- a CDS encoding thiopurine S-methyltransferase, whose protein sequence is MDEGFWQRRWARNEIGFHLNEVNPYLRRHWPDLRLADGVRVLVPLCGKSLDMAWLAQQGHAVLGVELSERAVEDFFREHDLGAEVSVEGDFRVYRAGTLEIRCGDFFALSADDVSDCQAVYDRAALIALPEAMRRRYVEHLGNILPSNCRGLLITLDYSQEQMSGPPFAVSDAEVQQALGRRWRVELLERANVLDERNWKFLQRGLTRLEESCYRLEAHLAR, encoded by the coding sequence GTGGACGAAGGCTTCTGGCAACGACGTTGGGCACGCAACGAAATCGGTTTCCATCTGAACGAGGTCAACCCTTATCTACGCCGTCACTGGCCGGATCTGCGGCTGGCCGATGGCGTTCGGGTGCTGGTGCCGCTATGCGGCAAGAGTCTCGATATGGCGTGGCTGGCCCAACAAGGCCATGCGGTGCTAGGGGTGGAATTGAGCGAGCGCGCCGTGGAGGATTTCTTCCGTGAGCACGACCTCGGCGCCGAGGTCAGCGTGGAGGGCGACTTTCGGGTCTATCGTGCCGGGACGCTGGAGATCCGTTGTGGTGATTTCTTCGCGCTCAGCGCAGACGACGTTTCCGATTGCCAGGCGGTCTACGACCGCGCTGCGCTGATTGCGCTCCCGGAGGCCATGCGTAGGCGCTATGTCGAGCACCTTGGAAACATCCTGCCGTCGAACTGCCGAGGCCTTCTGATTACGTTGGATTACTCGCAGGAACAGATGTCGGGTCCGCCGTTCGCCGTGAGCGATGCGGAGGTCCAGCAAGCGTTGGGTAGGCGTTGGCGAGTCGAGTTGCTGGAACGGGCGAACGTGCTCGACGAACGCAACTGGAAGTTTCTACAGCGTGGGCTGACGCGTTTGGAAGAGAGCTGCTATCGACTTGAAGCGCATCTAGCGCGCTGA
- a CDS encoding sigma-54-dependent transcriptional regulator — protein MTATILLVEDDRALREALGDTLELGGYRYLAVDSAEAALLALNKQDFGLVVSDVNMPGMDGHALQVLVRQRYPQVPVLLMTAYGAVERAVEAMRQGAVDYLVKPFEPKVLLELVARHACGQLGAADAEGPVAVEPASRQLLALAARVAQSDSTVLVSGESGTGKEVLARYIHQQSSRANKPFIAINCAAIPDNMLEATLFGHEKGAFTGAIAMQPGKFELAEGGTLLLDEISEMPLALQAKLLRVLQEREVERVGGRKPIALDIRILATTNRDLAEEVRSGRFREDLFYRLSVFPLAWPPLRERRADIVPLAERLLRNHAGKMRQTGVRLSDEACQCLIEHAWPGNVRELDNAIQRALILQQGGAIMPADLCLTAAVGATLGSVSSPAVPVVRLPMSPPAQTEAAGALGDDLRRREFELILDTLRSERGRRKETADRLGISARTLRYKLAQMRDAGVDTESALRRA, from the coding sequence ATGACCGCAACGATTCTGTTGGTCGAAGACGACCGCGCTTTGCGAGAGGCTCTGGGCGACACGCTCGAGCTCGGCGGCTATCGCTACCTGGCGGTGGACAGCGCAGAAGCTGCACTGCTGGCGCTGAACAAACAAGACTTCGGCCTCGTCGTCAGCGACGTCAACATGCCGGGTATGGACGGCCATGCGCTGCAGGTACTGGTCCGCCAGCGTTATCCGCAGGTGCCTGTTTTGCTAATGACCGCATACGGCGCGGTGGAGCGGGCAGTAGAGGCAATGCGCCAGGGGGCGGTGGATTATCTGGTCAAGCCGTTCGAACCGAAGGTCCTGCTCGAGTTGGTCGCCCGGCATGCTTGCGGGCAGCTTGGTGCAGCGGATGCCGAGGGGCCGGTGGCGGTCGAGCCGGCGAGCCGCCAGTTGCTCGCGCTGGCGGCGCGGGTCGCGCAGAGTGACTCGACCGTGCTGGTTTCCGGTGAATCAGGCACCGGTAAAGAGGTGCTGGCCCGCTACATCCACCAGCAATCCAGCCGCGCCAACAAACCATTCATCGCTATCAATTGCGCAGCGATCCCGGACAACATGCTCGAGGCGACGCTGTTCGGCCACGAGAAAGGCGCCTTCACCGGCGCCATCGCGATGCAGCCGGGTAAGTTCGAGCTGGCCGAAGGCGGGACGCTGCTGCTTGATGAAATATCCGAGATGCCATTGGCACTGCAAGCCAAACTGCTGCGCGTGCTACAGGAGCGCGAGGTCGAGCGCGTCGGGGGACGCAAACCGATAGCGCTGGATATTCGCATCCTTGCCACCACCAATCGAGATCTGGCTGAGGAGGTGCGCAGCGGGCGCTTTCGAGAGGACCTCTTCTACCGCCTTTCGGTCTTTCCGCTTGCCTGGCCGCCGCTGCGTGAGCGACGGGCGGATATCGTGCCGCTTGCCGAGCGGCTGTTGCGCAATCATGCGGGCAAGATGCGCCAAACCGGCGTGCGCCTCAGTGACGAGGCGTGCCAGTGCCTCATCGAACATGCTTGGCCCGGCAACGTACGCGAGTTGGATAACGCCATTCAACGGGCGCTGATCCTGCAGCAAGGCGGCGCGATCATGCCAGCCGATCTTTGCCTGACCGCTGCGGTCGGCGCCACGCTCGGTAGCGTATCGAGCCCTGCGGTGCCGGTAGTCCGCTTGCCCATGTCGCCTCCTGCGCAGACCGAGGCGGCCGGCGCCCTTGGCGACGACCTTCGTCGCCGAGAGTTCGAACTGATCCTCGATACGCTGCGCAGCGAGCGCGGGCGGCGCAAGGAGACTGCCGATCGACTGGGCATCAGCGCGCGCACCCTGCGTTACAAGCTGGCGCAGATGCGTGACGCTGGCGTAGACACCGAATCGGCTCTGCGCCGGGCCTGA
- the htpX gene encoding protease HtpX gives MMRIFLFLATNLAVLVVASITLKLLGVDRYTGQNYGSLLAFCAVFGFAGALVSLFISKWMAKMSTRTEIISQPRTRHEQWLLQTVEQLSREAGIKMPEVGIFPAYEANAFATGWNKNDALVAVSQGLLERFSPDEVKAVLAHEIGHVSNGDMVTLALIQGVVNTFVMFFARIFGSFVDRAILKNEDGHGIGYFIATIFAELVLGILASIIVMWFSRKREFRADEAGAQLAGTRAMIGALQRLQAEQGVPVDMPDSLKAFSINGALRNGLAGLLMTHPSLEDRIEALRQRG, from the coding sequence ATGATGCGCATTTTCTTGTTCCTGGCCACTAACCTGGCTGTATTGGTCGTTGCCAGCATCACCCTGAAGCTGCTCGGAGTGGATCGTTACACCGGTCAGAACTACGGCAGCCTGCTGGCGTTCTGTGCCGTCTTTGGCTTCGCCGGCGCGCTGGTCTCGCTGTTCATCTCCAAGTGGATGGCGAAGATGAGCACGCGGACCGAGATCATCAGCCAGCCCCGCACGCGCCATGAGCAGTGGCTGCTGCAAACGGTCGAGCAGCTGTCCCGCGAAGCCGGGATCAAGATGCCCGAAGTCGGAATCTTCCCCGCCTACGAAGCCAACGCGTTCGCGACCGGCTGGAACAAGAACGACGCACTGGTAGCGGTCAGCCAGGGCTTGCTCGAGCGTTTTTCGCCGGATGAAGTCAAGGCGGTCCTCGCTCATGAAATCGGCCACGTGTCCAACGGCGACATGGTGACGCTTGCCCTGATCCAAGGCGTGGTGAACACCTTCGTCATGTTCTTCGCGCGGATCTTCGGCAGCTTCGTCGACCGCGCCATCCTGAAGAACGAGGACGGCCACGGCATTGGCTACTTCATCGCAACCATCTTTGCCGAGCTGGTGCTGGGCATCCTCGCCAGCATCATCGTCATGTGGTTCTCGCGTAAACGTGAATTCCGCGCCGACGAGGCTGGTGCGCAGCTGGCGGGTACTCGTGCCATGATCGGGGCGCTCCAGCGCCTGCAGGCGGAACAGGGCGTTCCGGTCGATATGCCCGACAGCCTCAAGGCATTCAGCATCAACGGCGCCCTGCGCAACGGCCTGGCCGGGTTGCTGATGACCCATCCGTCGCTGGAAGACCGTATCGAAGCCCTGCGTCAGCGCGGCTGA
- a CDS encoding sigma-54 dependent transcriptional regulator, translated as MWRETKILLIDDDRDRRRDLAVILNFLSEDHLACASDEWQDVVGALESSRSVLGVMLGDVSTKGGAVELLKQVSKWDENLPLMLIGEPVPADWPDEIRRRVLTSLEMPPSYNKLLDSLHRAQVYREMNDQAKARGRQREPNLFRSLVGTSRAVQHVRQMMQQVADTEASVLILGESGTGKEVVARNLHYHSKRRGGPFVPVNCGAIPAELLESELFGHEKGAFTGAITSRAGRFELAEGGTLFLDEIGDMPLPMQVKLLRVLQERTFERVGSNRTQNADVRIIAATHKDLEKMIVDGSFREDLYYRLNVFPIEMAPLRERIEDIPLLMNELISRMEHEKRGSIRFNSAAIMSLCRHDWPGNVRELANLVERMAIMHPYGVIGVMELPKKFRHVDDDDEQYAIGMHDEMEERAAINAPIVSADAHAMLPAEGLDLKDYLGNLEQGLIQQALDDANGVVARAAERLRIRRTTLVEKMRKYGMNRRDDDLDE; from the coding sequence ATGTGGCGTGAAACCAAGATTTTGTTGATAGATGACGATCGAGACCGTCGCCGCGACCTGGCGGTCATCCTCAATTTTCTCAGTGAGGATCATCTGGCCTGCGCCAGCGATGAGTGGCAGGACGTCGTCGGGGCGCTGGAGTCGAGCCGCAGTGTGCTCGGTGTAATGCTTGGCGATGTGTCGACCAAGGGCGGCGCGGTGGAGCTGCTCAAGCAGGTCAGCAAGTGGGACGAGAATCTGCCACTCATGCTGATCGGCGAGCCCGTGCCGGCGGATTGGCCTGACGAAATCCGTCGCCGCGTGTTGACCAGCCTGGAGATGCCGCCGAGCTATAACAAGCTGCTCGATTCGCTGCACCGCGCCCAGGTCTACCGGGAGATGAACGACCAGGCCAAGGCCCGCGGCCGGCAGCGCGAACCCAATCTCTTTCGCAGCCTCGTCGGCACCAGCCGTGCGGTACAACACGTTCGGCAGATGATGCAGCAGGTAGCCGACACCGAAGCGAGCGTGTTGATCCTCGGGGAGTCGGGTACGGGCAAGGAAGTCGTTGCGCGCAACCTTCACTATCATTCCAAACGCCGTGGCGGGCCGTTCGTTCCGGTCAACTGCGGCGCGATTCCTGCCGAGCTGTTGGAAAGCGAACTGTTCGGTCATGAGAAAGGCGCCTTCACGGGCGCCATCACGTCCCGAGCCGGTCGTTTCGAGCTGGCCGAGGGTGGCACGCTGTTCCTCGACGAGATCGGTGACATGCCGCTGCCGATGCAGGTGAAGCTGCTACGGGTGCTGCAGGAGCGCACGTTCGAGCGCGTGGGCAGCAACCGAACGCAGAACGCCGACGTGCGCATCATCGCGGCGACCCACAAGGATCTGGAAAAGATGATCGTCGACGGAAGCTTCCGCGAAGATCTGTACTACCGCCTGAATGTGTTTCCGATCGAAATGGCGCCGCTGCGCGAGCGTATCGAAGACATTCCGCTGCTGATGAACGAACTCATCTCGCGCATGGAGCACGAAAAGCGCGGCTCGATTCGCTTCAACTCCGCCGCGATCATGTCGCTGTGCCGTCACGACTGGCCCGGTAACGTCCGTGAGCTGGCCAACCTGGTCGAGCGTATGGCGATCATGCATCCCTACGGCGTCATCGGCGTGATGGAGCTGCCGAAGAAATTCCGCCATGTCGATGACGATGACGAGCAGTACGCCATCGGAATGCACGATGAGATGGAAGAGCGCGCCGCGATCAATGCGCCCATCGTTTCCGCGGACGCGCATGCGATGCTGCCCGCCGAGGGCCTCGATCTGAAGGACTACCTGGGCAACCTCGAACAAGGGCTCATCCAGCAGGCGCTCGATGATGCCAACGGCGTTGTAGCGCGTGCCGCCGAGCGCCTCCGCATCCGACGCACCACGCTGGTGGAGAAGATGCGAAAGTACGGCATGAACCGTCGCGACGACGATCTCGACGAGTGA
- a CDS encoding heme lyase CcmF/NrfE family subunit yields the protein MIPELGHLAMILALCLAVVQGTLPLIGAWRGDRQWMGLAQPAAWGQFSFLVFSFACLTYAFMVDDFSVAYVAQNSNSALPWYYKFSAVWGAHEGSLLLWALILSGWTFAVSIFSRQLPEDMLARVLGVMGLISIGFLLFLIVTSNPFDRLLPQAPMDGRDLNPLLQDFGLVVHPPMLYMGYVGFSVAFAFAIAALLGGRLDAAWARWSRPWTLIAWAFLGTGIALGSWWAYYELGWGGWWFWDPVENASFMPWLVGTALIHSLAVTEKRGAFKSWTVLLAIAAFSLSLLGTFLVRSGVLTSVHAFATDPARGVFILAFLLVVIGGSLTLFALRAPVVKSQIGFGLWSRETLLLVNNLLLVVATSMILLGTLYPLLLDALSNSKLSVGPPYFNAMFLPLIGALLLALGVGVLARWKDTPVKWLVGMLTPVLITSAVLGGLGSMLFADFHWAVLAVCLLAAWVVSAGVRDLLDKTRHKGLVKGMRSLAPSYWGMQLAHFGLVVCALGVVLTSQQSDERDLRLAPGESTQLGGYHFVFDGAKHFEGPNFTSDKGTIRVFDGDRQVATLHPEKRLYTVQQMPMTEAGIDAGLFRDLYVALGEPLENGAWAVRVHVKPFVRWIWLGALLMSLGGVCCVCDKRYRVKVRTRVRDALGMAEQGA from the coding sequence ATGATCCCGGAGCTCGGTCATCTGGCAATGATTCTGGCGTTGTGCCTGGCGGTGGTGCAGGGCACGCTGCCGCTGATCGGCGCCTGGCGTGGCGACCGGCAGTGGATGGGCCTGGCCCAGCCTGCGGCGTGGGGTCAGTTCTCCTTCCTGGTCTTCTCCTTCGCCTGCCTCACCTATGCGTTCATGGTGGATGATTTCTCGGTCGCCTACGTCGCACAGAATTCCAACAGCGCGTTGCCCTGGTACTACAAGTTCAGTGCGGTGTGGGGCGCGCATGAAGGTTCGCTGCTGCTCTGGGCGCTCATCCTGTCCGGCTGGACCTTTGCGGTGTCGATCTTCTCGCGGCAACTGCCCGAGGACATGCTGGCCCGTGTGCTGGGCGTGATGGGACTGATCAGTATCGGCTTTCTGCTGTTCCTGATCGTCACCTCCAACCCGTTCGACCGACTCCTGCCGCAGGCGCCGATGGATGGCCGTGATCTCAATCCGCTGCTGCAGGACTTCGGTCTGGTTGTGCATCCGCCGATGCTGTACATGGGGTATGTCGGGTTCTCGGTGGCCTTCGCCTTCGCCATCGCGGCGTTGCTCGGCGGTCGCCTCGACGCTGCCTGGGCGCGCTGGTCGCGTCCCTGGACGCTGATTGCCTGGGCATTCCTCGGCACCGGTATCGCGTTGGGCTCGTGGTGGGCCTACTACGAGCTCGGTTGGGGCGGCTGGTGGTTCTGGGATCCGGTCGAAAACGCCTCGTTCATGCCGTGGTTGGTGGGCACCGCGTTGATCCACTCGCTGGCGGTCACGGAAAAGCGTGGCGCCTTCAAGAGCTGGACGGTGCTACTGGCGATCGCGGCTTTCTCGCTTAGCCTGCTGGGGACCTTCCTGGTTCGCTCCGGTGTGCTGACGTCGGTCCACGCCTTTGCCACCGACCCGGCGCGTGGGGTCTTCATTCTCGCCTTCCTGCTGGTGGTCATCGGCGGTTCGCTGACGCTGTTCGCACTGCGTGCACCGGTCGTGAAGAGCCAGATCGGCTTCGGGCTGTGGTCGCGCGAGACGCTCTTGCTGGTCAACAACCTGCTGCTGGTCGTCGCCACCTCGATGATTCTCCTGGGCACCCTGTATCCGCTGCTGCTCGATGCGCTGTCCAACAGCAAGCTCTCGGTGGGGCCTCCCTACTTCAATGCCATGTTCCTGCCGCTGATCGGTGCGCTGTTGCTGGCGTTAGGCGTGGGTGTCCTGGCGCGCTGGAAGGATACGCCGGTGAAATGGCTGGTCGGCATGCTGACCCCGGTGCTGATCACCAGCGCCGTGCTCGGCGGACTGGGCTCGATGCTGTTTGCCGACTTCCACTGGGCGGTGCTGGCGGTATGTCTGCTGGCGGCCTGGGTGGTCAGCGCGGGTGTTCGTGACCTGCTGGACAAGACGCGGCACAAAGGTCTGGTCAAGGGAATGCGCAGCCTGGCTCCGAGCTATTGGGGCATGCAGTTGGCGCACTTCGGGCTGGTGGTTTGCGCATTGGGCGTGGTGCTCACCAGTCAGCAGAGCGATGAGCGCGACCTGCGCCTGGCGCCCGGCGAGTCGACGCAGCTCGGTGGCTACCACTTCGTGTTCGACGGCGCCAAGCATTTCGAAGGCCCGAATTTCACGTCGGACAAGGGCACCATCCGGGTCTTCGACGGCGACCGCCAGGTCGCTACCCTGCACCCGGAGAAGCGTCTCTACACCGTGCAGCAGATGCCGATGACCGAAGCGGGCATCGACGCCGGACTGTTCCGTGACCTCTATGTTGCCCTCGGCGAGCCGCTGGAAAACGGCGCCTGGGCGGTCAGGGTCCATGTCAAACCCTTCGTGCGCTGGATCTGGCTGGGCGCTTTGCTGATGTCGCTTGGCGGCGTGTGTTGTGTGTGCGACAAGCGTTATCGGGTGAAGGTCCGGACTCGGGTCCGTGATGCCCTCGGTATGGCCGAGCAAGGAGCCTGA
- the ccmI gene encoding c-type cytochrome biogenesis protein CcmI, which yields MIDFWIGAGLLLLVALAFLLLPLMRGRHSQAEEDRTALNVALYQERLAELAGQQAAGTLSAEQFEAGRADAARELLDDTEGSDVHRRSNLGRAIPLVVAILMPLLGYALYLHWGASDKVQLTREFANQPHSIEEMVGRLERAVKAQPDSSEAWYFLARAYMREDRPADAATAYEQLIKLAGRQPDLLGQWAQALYFAENRQWSPKMQALTDEALQGDPHEVTSLGLLGIAAFEEQRFDEAIGFWERLVATLPAEDPSRAAIEGGIARAREQLGEPATASVEKPTGEAAPPTGSGLAVEVRLDAALTDKVRSTDTVFVFARAVSGPPMPLAVKRLTVADLPATVNLSDADAMTPQLRLSNFEQVKLVARISRDGNATQGQWQGSSGPLAPTAEGVAKLTIDQPAAP from the coding sequence ATGATCGATTTCTGGATAGGTGCGGGCCTGCTGTTGCTGGTCGCCCTGGCGTTCCTGCTGTTGCCGTTGATGAGAGGCCGCCATTCACAAGCGGAAGAGGATCGGACCGCGCTCAACGTCGCGCTTTATCAAGAGCGGCTCGCCGAGCTGGCTGGCCAGCAGGCGGCCGGTACGCTCAGCGCTGAACAGTTCGAAGCGGGGCGGGCGGACGCGGCGCGCGAACTGTTGGACGATACCGAGGGCAGCGATGTCCATCGTCGTAGCAACCTGGGCCGAGCCATACCGCTGGTTGTGGCGATCCTCATGCCATTGCTGGGCTACGCGCTCTACCTGCATTGGGGCGCGAGTGACAAGGTTCAGCTGACGCGGGAGTTCGCCAACCAACCTCACTCCATCGAAGAAATGGTCGGGCGTCTGGAGCGGGCGGTGAAGGCCCAACCCGATTCCTCCGAGGCCTGGTATTTCCTGGCGCGCGCCTACATGCGCGAGGATCGTCCAGCCGATGCGGCGACCGCTTACGAGCAGTTGATCAAGCTCGCGGGTCGCCAGCCGGATTTGCTGGGGCAGTGGGCGCAGGCGCTTTATTTCGCCGAGAACCGCCAGTGGTCGCCGAAGATGCAGGCCTTGACCGACGAGGCTCTGCAGGGCGATCCGCACGAGGTGACCAGCCTCGGTTTGTTGGGCATCGCTGCTTTCGAGGAACAGCGTTTCGACGAGGCGATAGGCTTCTGGGAGCGGCTGGTGGCGACCCTGCCGGCCGAAGATCCTTCACGGGCCGCCATCGAAGGCGGTATCGCCCGGGCTCGCGAACAGCTTGGCGAGCCGGCGACCGCGAGCGTCGAGAAGCCGACCGGCGAGGCAGCACCTCCCACAGGTTCCGGATTGGCCGTCGAGGTGCGACTGGATGCGGCCTTGACCGACAAGGTGCGCTCCACTGACACGGTCTTCGTGTTCGCACGGGCGGTATCCGGCCCGCCGATGCCGCTGGCGGTCAAGCGCCTGACGGTGGCCGACCTGCCCGCGACCGTCAATTTGAGCGATGCCGATGCAATGACCCCGCAGCTTCGCTTGTCCAACTTCGAACAGGTCAAGTTGGTCGCCCGCATCTCGCGCGATGGAAACGCTACCCAAGGACAATGGCAGGGTAGCAGTGGCCCGCTGGCGCCGACCGCGGAAGGCGTGGCCAAACTGACCATCGATCAACCCGCAGCGCCCTGA
- a CDS encoding DsbE family thiol:disulfide interchange protein — MKRLLMLLPLAIFLVVAVFLYRGLFLDPTELPSALIGKPLPSFSLPSVEDPQRLITADDIKGKPALVNVWATWCVACKVEHPVLNQLAKQGVVIYGVNYKDDNAAAQKWLREFHDPYQLNISDAQGTLGLDLGVYGAPETFIVDKQGIIRHKYVGVIDERVWREQIAALYQELVEE, encoded by the coding sequence ATGAAAAGACTGTTGATGTTGCTGCCACTGGCGATCTTTCTGGTCGTCGCGGTGTTTCTCTATCGGGGCTTGTTCCTGGATCCGACCGAGCTGCCCTCGGCGCTGATCGGCAAGCCGCTGCCGTCCTTCTCGTTGCCCTCGGTGGAAGACCCCCAACGCCTGATAACCGCCGACGACATCAAGGGCAAGCCGGCCCTGGTCAACGTCTGGGCAACCTGGTGCGTCGCCTGCAAGGTCGAGCACCCGGTGCTCAATCAACTGGCCAAGCAGGGCGTGGTCATCTACGGCGTCAACTACAAGGACGACAACGCCGCGGCGCAGAAATGGCTGCGCGAGTTCCATGATCCCTACCAGCTGAATATCAGTGACGCGCAGGGCACCCTGGGCCTGGACCTGGGCGTGTATGGCGCGCCGGAAACCTTCATCGTCGACAAGCAGGGCATCATTCGCCACAAGTACGTCGGCGTGATCGACGAACGCGTGTGGCGTGAGCAGATCGCCGCCCTGTATCAGGAGTTGGTTGAAGAATGA
- a CDS encoding ATP-binding protein — protein MSCTDHLLTDSAVTSASASSALTPPPGESPTELEHSLELIARVSGRLGESQQLLQARVAELKGQLAETSAKELQAFDEKERLARRLQSLLDLLPGGVVVIDGQGVIREANPVALELLGAPLEGALWREVIARSFAPRRDDGHEISLKDGRRLSIATRSLNGEPGQLVLLTDLTETRRLQEQLARHERLSALGRMVASLAHQIRTPLSTALLYASHLEQGGLSAEHQQRFAGRLKDRLNELEHQVRDMLVFARGDLPLEDRLAPADLMDALHAAAAVRLDGVAVRWQCDAGDGSLLCNRDTLVGALLNLIENALQAATDAPRLKVHLYARASWLYVSVSDSGAGMDAATLMRLGEPFFTTRATGTGLGLAVVKSVARAHSGALSLRSKPGRGTRALLQLPLLPTAVASISE, from the coding sequence ATGAGCTGCACCGACCATCTTTTGACGGATAGTGCAGTGACTTCAGCGTCCGCTTCATCAGCGTTGACTCCGCCCCCTGGCGAATCGCCTACCGAGCTTGAACATTCGCTCGAGCTGATTGCGCGCGTTTCCGGCCGCCTGGGTGAGTCTCAACAGCTGTTACAGGCACGTGTCGCCGAGCTGAAAGGGCAGTTGGCCGAAACCAGCGCCAAGGAGCTGCAGGCGTTCGACGAAAAAGAGCGCCTGGCCAGACGCCTACAGAGCCTGTTGGATCTGCTGCCCGGCGGCGTCGTCGTCATCGACGGTCAGGGCGTGATTCGTGAAGCCAACCCGGTGGCGTTGGAACTCCTTGGCGCGCCGCTCGAAGGTGCGCTTTGGCGCGAGGTGATCGCTCGCAGCTTCGCGCCGCGCAGAGACGATGGTCACGAAATATCGCTGAAGGACGGGCGCCGCCTGTCCATCGCCACGCGCTCGCTCAATGGCGAGCCAGGCCAGCTGGTACTGCTGACGGATCTGACCGAGACCCGCCGGCTGCAGGAGCAACTGGCGCGTCATGAGCGCTTGTCCGCGCTCGGTCGGATGGTGGCTTCGCTGGCCCACCAGATCCGCACACCGCTTTCCACTGCGCTGCTTTATGCCAGCCATCTGGAGCAGGGCGGGTTATCGGCTGAACACCAGCAACGCTTCGCCGGGCGGTTGAAGGACCGTCTGAACGAACTGGAGCATCAGGTCCGCGACATGCTCGTGTTCGCGCGCGGCGACCTGCCACTGGAGGATCGCCTGGCCCCTGCCGACTTGATGGACGCCTTGCATGCCGCGGCAGCCGTTCGGCTGGATGGCGTTGCGGTCCGTTGGCAGTGCGATGCCGGCGACGGTTCGCTGCTGTGCAACCGCGACACCTTGGTCGGGGCGTTGCTCAATCTGATCGAGAACGCGCTCCAGGCTGCGACCGACGCGCCTCGGCTGAAGGTGCATCTGTATGCGCGGGCGTCATGGCTGTATGTCAGCGTCAGTGACAGCGGGGCTGGGATGGATGCCGCGACCCTGATGCGACTCGGTGAGCCGTTCTTCACGACCCGTGCCACCGGCACTGGGCTGGGCCTGGCTGTCGTCAAATCGGTGGCGCGCGCTCATTCGGGCGCGCTCAGCCTGCGCTCCAAGCCCGGCCGGGGCACCCGTGCCTTGTTGCAGCTGCCGCTGCTGCCGACGGCTGTGGCGTCCATTTCGGAGTAG
- the ccmE gene encoding cytochrome c maturation protein CcmE: MNPVRKKRLYIILAILAGVGIAVALALSALQENINLFYTPTQIATGEAPQGTRIRAGGMVEEGSVQRSSDSLTVTFRVTDYAETVTIRYQGILPDLFREGQGIVALGRLNEDGVLVADEVLAKHDENYMPPEVSSALEKSGKSKPYGAGMQEGAK, translated from the coding sequence GTGAATCCTGTGCGCAAGAAGCGTCTGTACATCATCCTGGCCATCCTGGCGGGGGTGGGGATTGCCGTGGCGCTGGCCTTGTCCGCCCTGCAAGAAAACATCAACCTGTTCTACACACCCACCCAGATCGCCACCGGTGAAGCGCCGCAGGGTACCCGAATCCGCGCCGGTGGCATGGTCGAAGAAGGGTCGGTGCAGCGCAGCAGCGATTCGCTGACCGTTACCTTCCGCGTCACCGACTACGCCGAGACGGTCACTATCCGATACCAGGGTATTCTTCCCGACCTGTTCCGCGAGGGGCAGGGTATCGTCGCGCTCGGGCGCCTGAACGAAGACGGCGTGCTGGTGGCCGACGAAGTGCTGGCCAAGCATGACGAAAACTACATGCCGCCGGAGGTCAGCTCAGCGCTGGAAAAAAGCGGCAAGAGCAAACCCTACGGTGCTGGCATGCAGGAGGGGGCGAAATGA